A genomic stretch from Ictalurus punctatus breed USDA103 chromosome 2, Coco_2.0, whole genome shotgun sequence includes:
- the anxa14 gene encoding annexin A2, protein MTAMMSWGGLGSLHPFPAFHPERDVTDLDAAIEKKDVSTLVRILSNRSNAQRQSLAQTYRSLTEQDLRARLKKVLDGGLETLMLGLMMTPELFEAQRLKQAMEGLGTDEETILEIMCIRSPERLSDIAAEYSKEYQRDLEKDLLSETSGDFSKLLVALLKKKHVPGHVDQDVQVICKELNNKKADVTQWLQILTMRDPDHLRNVLIHLEAERGQPFTADIEKHFGGILSRDVKLGLQVLVRSIEDPYLYLAQRIQTRKGSVVQGIIVSHSEEDLLAVRAAYKKETGRSLYTTIQDKFKGDIQQILLTLCCSED, encoded by the exons ATGACGGCGATG ATGAGCTGGGGTGGTCTGGGATCTCTTCATCCTTTCCCAGCATTCCATCCGGAGAGGGACGTGACTGACCTTGATGCTGCCATTGAAAAGAAAG ATGTGAGCACTCTGGTGAGGATTCTGTCGAACCGCAGTAACGCTCAGAGACAGAGCCTCGCTCAGACCTACCGCTCGCTCACTGAACAA gacCTCCGAGCGAGGCTGAAGAAGGTTCTGGATGGAGGTTTAGAGACGTTGATGCTAGGTCTGATGATGACACCGGAACTTTTTGAAGCACAACGTCTGAAACAAGCCATGGAG ggtctGGGTACAGATGAAGAAACCATTCTAGAGATCATGTGTATTAGGTCACCAGAGCGGCTTTCCGACATCGCAGCAGAGTACAGTAAAG AATATCAGCGTGATCTGGAGAAGGATTTGCTCAGTGAGACCAGTGGAGACTTCAGTAAGCTGCTCGTGGCTTTGCTGAAG AAGAAGCATGTGCCCGGTCATGTGGACCAGGATGTTCAA GTTATATGCAAAGAGCTCAACAACAAGAAGGCAGATGTGACACAGTGGCTCCAAATCCTGACCATGAGAGATCCAGACCATCTCAGAAATG TGCTGATTCATTTGGAAGCTGAACGAGGCCAGCCTTTTACTGCAGATATTGAGAAACACTTTGGTGGAATCCTCTCCAGAGATGTCAAACTGGGCTTACAGGTCCTCG TGCGCTCCATCGAGGACCCATATCTTTACTTGGCCCAGAGAATCCAGACTAGGAAG GGGTCAGTGGTGCAAGGAATAATAGTGTCTCACAGCGAGGAGGATCTCCTGGCTGTTAGAGCAGCATACAAGAAGGAAACGGGAAGATCTCTTTACACCACCATACAG